In the genome of Thermosphaera aggregans DSM 11486, one region contains:
- a CDS encoding serine/threonine protein kinase, protein MAGGVCFEEAIVDGEVHWLTKPDDFVARIICFPHSKCDVFEQRLRALLSKGFIYFLETGWSFQGLRLIGKGFSGVVVLAKHAQHGLGVLKLRRLDSRRESLRHEALMMKLAYETGLVPRLFIEHDDYIFREFLPPWECIGFDEFIETSILRGGLPALPPLFKGLLAKLSILDKVKIDHGELNRPGDHILVCGNRPVLIDWESARKSNNPRNVTSVFSYLMFRSPFKDVIAGYFKWNQATVVEKLKHYKKTYDFSIIEELFTKVG, encoded by the coding sequence TTGGCTGGTGGAGTTTGTTTTGAAGAAGCCATCGTGGATGGCGAAGTGCACTGGTTGACCAAGCCGGACGACTTCGTGGCTAGGATAATTTGTTTTCCTCATTCAAAATGTGATGTTTTCGAGCAAAGATTGAGAGCTCTCCTGTCCAAAGGCTTCATATACTTTCTCGAAACAGGCTGGAGTTTTCAAGGATTAAGGCTTATTGGAAAAGGGTTTTCCGGGGTTGTCGTGCTGGCTAAGCATGCACAGCATGGATTAGGGGTTTTGAAGCTTAGAAGGCTTGATAGTAGGAGGGAGAGCTTGAGGCATGAGGCTTTAATGATGAAGCTGGCGTATGAAACAGGTTTAGTCCCAAGATTATTTATTGAACACGATGATTACATCTTCAGAGAATTCCTCCCACCCTGGGAGTGTATTGGTTTCGACGAGTTCATTGAAACCAGTATTTTGAGAGGAGGCTTGCCAGCATTGCCTCCCTTGTTTAAAGGTCTACTGGCGAAATTAAGCATTTTAGACAAGGTTAAAATAGACCATGGAGAGTTGAACAGGCCTGGCGACCACATCCTGGTGTGCGGGAACAGGCCGGTGCTGATTGACTGGGAAAGCGCGAGAAAGTCTAACAACCCTCGGAATGTCACAAGTGTTTTCTCATATCTAATGTTCCGATCGCCGTTTAAGGACGTGATAGCAGGTTATTTCAAATGGAATCAGGCAACAGTAGTGGAGAAGTTAAAGCATTACAAGAAAACATATGATTTCAGCATTATAGAGGAGTTGTTTACAAAAGTGGGTTAA
- the cca gene encoding CCA tRNA nucleotidyltransferase, translating to MDVEKKVLEMLKPKREEYELIENVYKKIAEKIEEKASSSGIQVEVTLQGSIAHDTWLSGDRDLDIFVLFPLTMTLEELRAKGFNILLEAAKEIGRYELRFAEHPYVRVFLNGVEADLVPAFKVPDPGKIVSAVDRTPFHTEYINKTLTPEDKDQVRLLKKFMKTIGVYGAELKTKGFSGYAVELLVAKYKSFRKILEEASNWEIPIFINTLENVDWEVFKKKLRRKYPDSVIYMPDPVDPLRNVTANVSLKTLSTFILGARCYLNSPSIDFFNAKPQPISIDEVVKHSTNRCLVVLKYTLSDPPPPDVLWGELQRVETNVVNLLNNRDFEIMDSSTWTNEKDVAYIILEASLCSIPEYKLYIGPRVTVRERSESFISKHSQNEYGPWIGKDGRLRSLRKRRTYSIVDALRELASEYNSPPHLKPITPSVSRLHLEIAEEIVEKGGYAWLVEFVLKKPSWMAKCTG from the coding sequence ATGGATGTTGAGAAAAAAGTTCTAGAGATGCTTAAGCCTAAGAGAGAGGAATACGAGCTTATCGAAAACGTTTATAAGAAAATAGCAGAGAAGATTGAGGAGAAGGCTTCAAGCTCAGGAATCCAAGTAGAGGTTACGCTACAGGGAAGTATAGCGCATGATACCTGGCTTTCAGGGGATAGAGATTTAGACATATTCGTGCTTTTCCCCCTCACAATGACATTGGAAGAGCTTAGGGCTAAAGGTTTCAACATTCTGTTAGAAGCGGCCAAGGAGATTGGAAGATATGAGCTAAGGTTTGCCGAACACCCATACGTGAGAGTGTTTCTTAACGGTGTCGAAGCAGACCTCGTGCCAGCATTCAAAGTACCCGACCCGGGAAAAATAGTATCAGCTGTAGATAGAACCCCGTTCCACACAGAATACATTAACAAAACACTCACCCCCGAGGATAAGGACCAGGTTAGGCTTTTGAAAAAATTCATGAAAACCATAGGAGTGTATGGCGCGGAGCTTAAAACAAAGGGTTTCAGCGGATACGCGGTGGAACTTCTCGTCGCCAAGTACAAGTCTTTTAGAAAAATCCTTGAGGAAGCCTCTAATTGGGAAATACCAATATTCATCAACACGCTCGAAAATGTTGACTGGGAGGTTTTTAAAAAGAAGCTACGGAGAAAATACCCTGACTCCGTCATCTACATGCCGGACCCTGTGGATCCTTTGAGAAACGTTACCGCGAACGTTAGCTTGAAAACCCTTTCAACATTCATCCTAGGAGCGAGGTGCTATTTAAACAGCCCGAGCATCGATTTCTTCAACGCCAAGCCTCAGCCTATTTCGATAGACGAGGTCGTTAAGCATTCAACTAATAGATGCTTAGTAGTTTTGAAGTACACGCTTTCCGACCCGCCGCCTCCCGACGTGCTCTGGGGGGAGCTACAGCGGGTTGAAACGAACGTTGTCAACTTGCTTAATAATCGCGATTTCGAAATTATGGATTCTTCGACATGGACTAATGAGAAGGATGTTGCTTATATTATTCTAGAAGCATCGCTTTGTTCCATCCCGGAATACAAGCTATACATTGGACCCAGGGTAACAGTGAGGGAGAGAAGTGAAAGCTTCATATCTAAACACTCTCAAAACGAGTATGGCCCATGGATTGGTAAAGATGGAAGGCTCAGGTCTTTGAGGAAGCGTAGAACGTACAGCATAGTGGACGCTCTGAGGGAGTTAGCCTCCGAGTATAACTCTCCGCCTCATTTGAAACCAATAACCCCGAGTGTTTCGAGACTCCACCTTGAAATTGCGGAGGAAATCGTGGAGAAAGGAGGATATGCTTGGCTGGTGGAGTTTGTTTTGAAGAAGCCATCGTGGATGGCGAAGTGCACTGGTTGA
- the thpR gene encoding RNA 2',3'-cyclic phosphodiesterase gives MREEVLRVFIAIEIKDQDVLRNLIRIRDLIASSGADVKPVEDENIHLTLRFIGEVPVSVVEEVCNVLANLKHSRFEMHVKGVGVFPTIHRPRVVWAGIAEGSSELIELHNMVERELHRLRVPADREEFTPHITLLRVKSGKGVDKLVKLIEEFKDADFGATPVERIVLKKSTLTPRGPIYTDMCYKSLD, from the coding sequence ATGAGAGAGGAGGTGCTTAGAGTTTTCATAGCAATAGAGATTAAAGACCAGGATGTATTAAGGAATTTGATAAGGATTAGAGATTTGATAGCTTCAAGCGGTGCGGACGTGAAACCTGTCGAAGATGAAAACATTCATCTAACCCTTCGCTTCATCGGGGAGGTACCAGTAAGTGTCGTCGAAGAGGTATGCAATGTTCTCGCAAATCTTAAACATTCAAGGTTCGAAATGCATGTCAAAGGAGTGGGGGTTTTCCCCACAATACACAGGCCTAGAGTGGTGTGGGCCGGGATCGCTGAGGGTTCCAGCGAGCTTATTGAGCTTCACAACATGGTTGAGAGAGAATTACACAGATTGAGAGTTCCTGCGGATAGAGAGGAGTTCACTCCTCACATAACACTGTTAAGGGTTAAAAGCGGAAAAGGCGTGGACAAGCTTGTCAAGCTTATCGAGGAGTTTAAGGATGCCGATTTCGGTGCCACCCCTGTTGAAAGAATAGTTTTAAAGAAGAGTACGCTTACTCCGCGGGGGCCTATTTACACAGACATGTGTTATAAATCACTAGATTAG
- a CDS encoding AAA family ATPase, which produces MRLILVVGMPGAGKTVVIDVARELGLKVYNMGDVVREEALKRFKAITPETMVKTSILLREEHGPRIIALRTIEKIDRSLNTVVIDGARSLEELEEFRRLGETVIIAVHASPKTRFQRLLERRRSGDPATYEEFLKRDMVELGFGVGNLIALADHMIVNESSLDELRRKAFELFSKLVRNNG; this is translated from the coding sequence TTGAGACTCATCCTGGTCGTGGGTATGCCTGGTGCGGGGAAGACCGTGGTCATTGATGTTGCCAGGGAGCTCGGTTTGAAAGTATACAACATGGGTGATGTGGTTAGGGAGGAGGCATTGAAGCGTTTCAAAGCGATAACTCCTGAAACCATGGTTAAGACGTCGATACTGCTGAGAGAGGAGCATGGTCCAAGGATCATTGCTTTAAGAACGATAGAGAAGATCGATAGAAGCCTTAACACGGTTGTAATCGACGGTGCGAGAAGCCTTGAGGAGTTAGAAGAGTTTAGGAGACTGGGAGAGACGGTGATAATCGCGGTTCACGCTTCACCCAAGACAAGGTTTCAGAGATTACTTGAGAGACGTAGGAGTGGTGACCCAGCCACTTACGAAGAGTTTTTGAAAAGGGACATGGTTGAACTAGGGTTCGGCGTTGGAAACCTGATAGCCTTGGCCGACCATATGATTGTTAACGAGTCCAGCCTTGACGAGTTGAGGAGAAAAGCATTTGAACTATTCTCTAAGCTGGTGAGGAATAATGGTTAA
- a CDS encoding RNA-binding domain-containing protein: protein MVKIEVEAEVRPTEDVEKVKRAVVNVYSGDLVLVGGGNYSLLRGVSMDLRSLEPLRKLIRSQQIEPAAKSYLLRRMSNGELTILLHKQAAFASKISFIDDAKESPLGPIKIHITSDNLEEVVNYLTG, encoded by the coding sequence ATGGTTAAGATAGAGGTTGAGGCTGAGGTAAGACCAACCGAAGACGTTGAAAAAGTCAAGCGGGCAGTGGTGAACGTTTACTCAGGAGATCTTGTTCTGGTGGGCGGGGGGAACTACAGCCTTCTAAGGGGAGTGTCAATGGATTTGCGCTCTCTAGAACCTTTGAGAAAGCTTATTAGGTCTCAGCAAATAGAGCCCGCCGCTAAATCATATCTACTCAGGAGGATGAGTAATGGAGAGTTAACTATCCTATTGCATAAACAGGCCGCTTTCGCCTCAAAAATCTCCTTTATCGATGATGCAAAGGAGTCGCCACTGGGTCCAATTAAAATCCACATAACCAGCGACAATCTTGAGGAAGTAGTAAACTACCTTACCGGTTAG
- a CDS encoding ribonuclease Z — translation MNIRIYLLGTGAAIPINRGLPCIALKADSNIYLLDVGEGCQSRMLKTGLSPLKVKTVFITHLHGDHYLGLFGLLQTMHLSNRKEALNVMAPKELFALIEKYMELRLMNIDFQLNFIDIDEGREYIDEKITVIPYPVAHTIPAHGFLVKAGRQVISYTGDTGPSANTIEYSRNADILIHEATFTSAMKEEAHEQGHSTSGDAAMIASRAGVKLLVLTHISARYSDDNELYIDASRFHKNVIVARDYMTLVL, via the coding sequence TTGAACATTAGAATTTACTTGCTTGGAACAGGTGCCGCCATCCCAATAAACAGGGGATTACCATGCATAGCCTTGAAAGCCGACTCTAACATCTACCTCTTGGATGTTGGAGAGGGATGCCAGTCAAGAATGCTTAAAACCGGCCTAAGCCCTCTTAAAGTCAAAACAGTATTCATTACACACCTCCACGGGGATCACTACTTAGGCTTATTCGGCCTTCTTCAGACAATGCACCTTTCGAACAGAAAGGAGGCGTTAAACGTGATGGCGCCGAAAGAGCTTTTCGCTTTAATAGAGAAATACATGGAGCTACGGTTAATGAATATTGATTTCCAATTAAACTTCATTGATATCGACGAGGGGAGGGAATACATTGATGAGAAAATAACAGTTATACCATACCCTGTAGCACACACGATCCCTGCCCATGGATTCCTTGTTAAGGCTGGGAGACAAGTAATAAGTTACACAGGTGACACAGGACCCTCGGCAAACACCATAGAGTATTCTAGAAACGCTGACATCCTGATTCACGAAGCAACTTTCACGAGCGCTATGAAGGAGGAGGCACATGAGCAGGGGCATTCCACCTCGGGCGATGCCGCAATGATTGCTTCCAGGGCAGGGGTGAAGCTTTTAGTACTAACCCACATTAGCGCTCGATACTCGGATGATAACGAGCTGTACATTGATGCTTCAAGATTCCACAAGAACGTGATAGTCGCCCGCGATTACATGACGCTAGTCCTTTAG
- a CDS encoding TRM11 family SAM-dependent methyltransferase — protein MIRSQTVQHKELTCAEKFKSLHGPETVAYFVLNGANEYLSIGELKALLETYGYKVGLSCTTMICTSRMPFRILGGIMERAGFLREAGIILGIDDPENPALNFQLPDPLPRGWLHVSNMKKTASEKTVESYVSLLTKSTGLNTSYSKGCEYRLLFSNGVVFLGVKTHKHRDSIPGFNEGFYKPFDRSIALNPRLAKALINLARVREGDVIADPFAGTGTIPIIASAIGISSIGIELDWGLVHGMEKNLRYYKANAIPVLGDSTEINLSGIDAVATDPPYGRGASTHGEAVASIYSQFIEKIPSWVRSNGYASFLAPLFLEDFVDDIISRTGLNLVEKYYDYVHSGLTRIVYVVKNA, from the coding sequence TTGATTAGGAGCCAAACAGTTCAGCATAAAGAATTAACATGTGCTGAGAAGTTTAAATCATTACACGGGCCTGAGACGGTTGCATATTTCGTGTTAAACGGGGCTAATGAATACTTGAGCATTGGAGAGTTGAAAGCCCTTCTCGAAACCTACGGTTACAAAGTCGGGCTAAGCTGTACCACCATGATATGCACCAGTAGAATGCCTTTTAGAATTCTTGGCGGAATTATGGAGAGGGCGGGCTTCCTGAGGGAGGCGGGTATTATTTTAGGTATAGACGACCCTGAGAATCCTGCGCTTAACTTCCAACTCCCGGATCCGCTTCCACGTGGCTGGCTACACGTTTCCAATATGAAGAAAACTGCTAGTGAAAAAACGGTGGAAAGTTATGTTTCCCTGCTGACCAAATCAACAGGGCTCAATACCTCCTACTCGAAAGGTTGCGAGTACCGGTTGCTCTTTTCTAATGGGGTAGTCTTCCTAGGAGTGAAAACCCATAAGCATAGGGACAGCATTCCAGGTTTTAACGAGGGGTTTTACAAGCCCTTCGACCGGAGCATAGCTTTGAACCCTAGGCTTGCGAAAGCATTGATAAATCTTGCAAGAGTTAGAGAAGGAGATGTGATAGCAGATCCTTTTGCCGGTACGGGTACAATACCGATAATTGCTTCGGCTATTGGCATATCCTCTATCGGGATAGAGCTAGACTGGGGCCTTGTCCACGGAATGGAGAAAAACCTCAGATACTATAAGGCTAACGCCATACCAGTGCTCGGAGATTCCACAGAAATCAACCTATCGGGCATTGACGCTGTTGCAACAGACCCGCCTTACGGTAGAGGAGCTAGTACACACGGTGAAGCCGTTGCATCCATCTACTCTCAGTTTATCGAGAAAATACCATCATGGGTGAGAAGCAACGGGTATGCATCCTTTCTTGCACCACTGTTTCTCGAAGACTTCGTTGACGATATAATATCTCGCACAGGATTAAATCTTGTAGAGAAGTATTATGACTACGTCCACAGCGGGTTAACCAGGATAGTTTACGTGGTGAAGAATGCTTGA
- the prs gene encoding ribose-phosphate diphosphokinase: MSAVIVPGRNYLEQAVKVASTLNYPIAKVLWKEFPDGEQYVRIENPDLLSSRTAVVVNTMYPGQDKSVMETLMLVDACLRAGAVDVKLVIPYLAYSRQDKLFLAGEPVSFSIVLKTLRHLGATGLVTVDSHNPDKLTEFQGRVVNLLVSDLLVQEALKYSSNPIVIAPDKGALKRAEHAAVKLGLRFDYLVKTRDRITGQVSYQPREIRIRGEDIIVVDDIISTGGTIAESSKLLLEAGASSVIVAATHGLLIGNALEKIRAAGVRKVILANTLGLKIQDDLVEYADVSGRVAEAIGKVLERVD, encoded by the coding sequence ATGAGCGCCGTGATAGTACCTGGTAGAAATTATTTAGAGCAGGCAGTAAAAGTAGCTTCAACTCTGAATTACCCTATAGCCAAGGTTCTCTGGAAAGAGTTTCCCGATGGCGAGCAATATGTGAGAATTGAAAACCCGGACCTACTTAGCTCTAGGACAGCTGTTGTCGTTAACACTATGTACCCGGGGCAAGATAAGAGCGTTATGGAAACCTTAATGCTGGTTGACGCCTGTTTAAGGGCTGGAGCAGTAGATGTTAAACTAGTCATACCATACCTTGCGTATTCGAGGCAGGACAAACTCTTCCTCGCTGGGGAACCCGTATCCTTCAGCATCGTCCTGAAAACACTTAGGCATTTAGGAGCCACAGGGCTAGTAACAGTTGACTCGCACAACCCAGATAAACTAACCGAGTTTCAAGGTAGAGTTGTAAATCTTCTAGTGTCAGACCTCCTCGTCCAAGAGGCTCTTAAGTATTCATCAAACCCTATTGTCATAGCCCCTGACAAGGGAGCCCTTAAAAGAGCGGAACACGCCGCAGTGAAACTAGGGTTAAGATTTGACTATCTAGTAAAAACTCGGGACAGGATTACGGGGCAAGTATCTTACCAGCCACGCGAAATTAGGATCAGGGGAGAAGACATAATTGTAGTAGACGATATTATAAGTACCGGCGGCACCATAGCTGAGTCTTCGAAACTACTGCTGGAGGCAGGGGCTTCCTCTGTAATCGTGGCCGCTACACACGGCTTGCTCATTGGAAACGCCTTAGAGAAGATACGTGCCGCGGGTGTTAGAAAGGTTATCTTAGCGAACACTTTAGGGTTGAAAATACAGGATGATTTAGTCGAATACGCTGATGTCTCAGGGAGAGTGGCTGAAGCTATTGGAAAGGTGTTGGAACGGGTTGATTAG
- the amrS gene encoding AmmeMemoRadiSam system radical SAM enzyme: MGFDPDQPGVKEAVLWEPLPGGRVKCNLCHRRCVIVQDAYGACGVRYNHEGRLYTLVYGMLTAANPDPIEKKPLMHFHPGAYVFSISTVGCNFYCKFCQNWVLSQTRRERVYGELFTPEEVVEQAISKGCVGVSYTYNEPTVFYEFMHDVALLAKEKGLFNTIVTNGYMTPEAIRMLRGLIDAATVDFKASGNKDFYRKFMGVPDPEPIFDSILEMKKQGWWIEITNLIVPEVGDGEEDLKRLAEWVRDNLGAETPFHLLRFHPEYLLNDLPPTPVKTLERLAELALETGLKHVYIGNVWGHRLENTYCPSCGNLVVERKGFFITKWKLTSEFKCQVCNYQLNFKGAFHGSKSRDYLMWW; this comes from the coding sequence ATGGGTTTTGATCCTGATCAACCCGGCGTTAAGGAAGCGGTTCTATGGGAGCCTTTACCGGGGGGAAGAGTGAAATGCAACCTCTGCCACAGGCGCTGTGTAATCGTGCAGGACGCTTACGGGGCTTGCGGCGTAAGATATAATCATGAGGGTAGGCTCTACACTTTAGTATACGGCATGCTCACTGCGGCTAACCCCGACCCTATTGAGAAGAAGCCCTTAATGCACTTCCACCCTGGTGCGTACGTTTTCTCGATCTCAACGGTAGGGTGTAACTTCTACTGTAAGTTTTGCCAGAACTGGGTGTTGAGTCAGACACGTAGGGAAAGGGTTTACGGCGAACTGTTCACGCCGGAGGAGGTGGTGGAGCAAGCTATTTCGAAAGGCTGCGTCGGTGTAAGCTACACTTACAACGAGCCCACAGTATTTTACGAGTTCATGCATGACGTCGCATTGTTGGCTAAGGAAAAGGGATTGTTTAACACTATAGTGACAAATGGTTATATGACACCTGAAGCGATCAGGATGCTTAGAGGGCTAATAGATGCCGCGACTGTTGATTTTAAAGCATCGGGAAACAAGGACTTCTACAGAAAGTTCATGGGGGTTCCAGATCCCGAACCGATTTTCGACTCTATCCTTGAGATGAAGAAGCAGGGATGGTGGATTGAAATAACTAATCTAATCGTGCCCGAGGTAGGTGATGGGGAGGAGGACTTGAAAAGGCTTGCGGAATGGGTTAGGGATAATTTAGGTGCTGAAACACCGTTCCACCTTCTAAGATTCCACCCGGAGTACCTGCTTAACGACTTGCCCCCGACTCCTGTGAAGACTTTGGAAAGGCTGGCTGAACTAGCCTTGGAGACTGGTTTAAAGCACGTGTACATTGGAAACGTGTGGGGTCATAGGCTGGAGAACACGTACTGTCCCTCATGCGGCAACCTTGTTGTGGAGAGGAAAGGGTTTTTCATAACAAAGTGGAAATTAACAAGCGAATTCAAATGCCAGGTCTGTAATTACCAATTAAACTTTAAAGGAGCCTTCCACGGTTCTAAATCAAGAGATTATTTAATGTGGTGGTGA
- a CDS encoding ATP/GTP-binding protein encodes MPYYIIVLGTAGSGKTTLTSMLMNYLDSHQMDVAAVNLDPAVEELPYNPDVDIREWVDAREVMVKRGLGPNGALIASVDMLALNIGELKDEVDSLKSNYIIIDTPGQLEIFAFRDSGPVVLRTIIGDSKAVSLFLIDGLYALKPSNLFSAMLLSASTFFRIKYPQINVFTKIDLLSEAEYSGLLSMIENPEELASRVVEDADINLMWSSEEVYGLAEKLYSFESVPVSNNSGQGFDDLYALIQRVLAGGEDYLTEEPNPLL; translated from the coding sequence ATTCCCTACTACATTATCGTCTTAGGGACGGCGGGTAGCGGCAAGACTACTTTGACGAGTATGTTGATGAACTATCTCGACTCCCATCAGATGGATGTGGCGGCAGTGAACCTTGACCCTGCTGTGGAGGAGCTTCCTTATAATCCCGACGTTGACATTAGGGAGTGGGTGGATGCGCGTGAGGTGATGGTTAAGCGGGGGCTTGGTCCGAACGGTGCTTTAATAGCCTCCGTTGACATGCTCGCGCTCAACATTGGTGAGCTAAAGGATGAGGTGGATTCTCTTAAATCGAACTATATAATAATTGATACGCCTGGACAATTGGAAATATTTGCCTTCAGGGATTCAGGACCCGTTGTTTTGAGAACCATAATAGGGGATTCGAAAGCTGTGTCGCTATTTCTCATTGATGGCTTGTACGCGTTGAAACCTAGTAACTTGTTCTCGGCAATGCTTCTATCTGCTTCAACCTTCTTCAGGATAAAGTATCCACAGATTAATGTTTTCACCAAAATAGACTTGCTCTCTGAGGCCGAGTACTCTGGCCTGCTTTCAATGATTGAGAACCCGGAGGAATTGGCTAGCAGAGTTGTAGAGGATGCTGACATCAACCTTATGTGGTCTTCCGAAGAAGTATATGGTTTAGCTGAAAAATTATATTCGTTTGAATCCGTCCCGGTTTCAAATAACTCGGGACAAGGCTTTGACGATTTATACGCGCTCATACAGAGGGTTCTTGCAGGGGGAGAGGACTACCTTACCGAAGAGCCCAACCCCCTCTTATAG